Proteins co-encoded in one Scylla paramamosain isolate STU-SP2022 chromosome 43, ASM3559412v1, whole genome shotgun sequence genomic window:
- the LOC135093464 gene encoding uncharacterized protein LOC135093464 — MLAATITSHHHTTQTLSSSRYSRSGPYTTVAPQAAPGNTGDPGGSCEPPERGGEGGPREEGQEQAAARDYDLTTHICPPTSCPYLHPPDPQQVPHQALPQNKPRRPLEVMETEPHIPQYISHINPKNFPQTPDTETLLRTPKTLKTPQDTPRDTQKHPQSPRDPTVLSPLECHPPATSEPSGAPTELHSPPSETTRATQSPRRPPTAPDNPPETSTTPLHHLSGRAAPREMDNPNHTLPHCYTLARFSHTSHTQTTPTTPQEHTQRGTNTLFQ, encoded by the exons ATGCTGGCCGCCACTATCacttcacaccaccacacaacacaaacactcagcagcagcaggtacAGCCGCAGCGGCCCGTATACCACGGTGGCGCCACAAGCAGCACCAGG TAACACGGGCGACCCAGGTGGCTCCTGCGAACCTCCAGAGCGTGGCGGCGAGGGCGgcccgcgggaggagggacaggagcaGGCCGCCGCGCGTGATTACGACCTGa cTACGCATATCTGCCCACCCACATCGTGCCCTTACCTGCACCCACCTGACCCCCAGCAAGTACCCCACCAAGCACTGCCCCAGAACAAGCCAC GTCGCCCCCTGGAGGTGATGGAGACAG AACCTCATATACCCCAGTACATCAGCCACATCAACCCCAAAAACTTCCCACAGACCCCGGACACAGAAACACTCCTGCGCACCccaaaaaccctaaaaacaccgCAAGATACACCCAGggacactcaaaaacacccacaGAGTCCCAG AGATCCTACAGTCCTGAGTCCCTTAGAGTGCCACCCCCCAGCCACTTCGGAGCCCAGCGGAGCCCCCACAGAGCTACACAGTCCCCCCTCAGAGACCACTAGAGCCACCCAGAGCCCTCGCAGACCCCCGACAGCCCCCGACAACCCCCCAGAGACCTCCACAACACCCCTGCATCACTTGTCGGGCAGGGCGGCGCCTCGCGAGATGGACAACCCCA ATCACACCCTCCCACACTGCTATACCCTGGCTCGGTTCTCCCACACCTCCCACACCCAGACTACACCCACAACACCCCAGGAACACACTCAACGGGGCACCAACACCTTAtttcagtag
- the LOC135093668 gene encoding homeobox protein extradenticle-like, with translation MEDQSRGMMHPTSQTGMLMPQHYGMGGGSVDPGQGTTTPDNEGRKQDINTILEQIMNITDQSLDEAQARKHTLNCHRMKPALFSVLCEIKEKTGT, from the exons ATGGAAGATCAGTCGCGGGGCATGATGCACCCCACATCTCAAACGGGCATGCTCATGCCCCAGCACTATGGCATGGGCGGAGGCTCGGTGGATCCTGGCCAAGGCACTACCACGCCGGACAATGAAGGCCGCAAGCAGGACATTAACACCATCCTGGAGCAGATCATGAACATCACGGACCAGTCGCTAGATGAGGCACAGGCCAG gaaaCACACGTTAAACTGTCATCGGATGAAGCCAGCTCTCTTCAGCGTCCTCTGTgaaatcaaggaaaaaacaGGTACGTGA